The following proteins come from a genomic window of Iamia sp. SCSIO 61187:
- a CDS encoding TetR/AcrR family transcriptional regulator: MSPARRSPEEVAAARAGFVDHAEAIVRRDGAAALTMRALAREAGCSVGLAYKVFADRTDLVAAVIAREMARLRDELEAVVAAAGTGTVGGNLGRWAEVLLASPAIALAHDDHGQEELDRAIEAAAGETGIVAALEATVVAYLRAEKDLGRVAADLDEGAYGFLVAGAVHNLVASGPGYPRPTRRRLAQVLDEVGRRIST, translated from the coding sequence ATGAGCCCGGCCCGACGCAGCCCCGAGGAGGTCGCCGCGGCGCGGGCCGGGTTCGTCGACCACGCCGAGGCCATCGTCCGGCGCGACGGCGCCGCCGCCTTGACCATGCGGGCCCTGGCCCGGGAGGCGGGGTGCTCGGTGGGGCTGGCCTACAAGGTCTTCGCCGATCGCACGGACCTGGTGGCGGCCGTGATCGCGCGCGAGATGGCCCGCCTGCGCGACGAGCTGGAGGCGGTCGTGGCGGCGGCGGGGACGGGCACGGTGGGGGGGAACCTGGGGCGGTGGGCCGAGGTCCTCCTGGCGTCGCCCGCCATCGCCCTCGCCCACGACGACCACGGCCAGGAGGAGCTGGACCGGGCCATCGAGGCAGCGGCGGGGGAGACCGGCATCGTCGCCGCCCTGGAGGCCACGGTGGTCGCGTACCTGCGGGCCGAGAAGGACCTCGGCCGGGTCGCCGCCGACCTCGACGAGGGCGCCTACGGGTTCCTCGTCGCCGGGGCGGTCCACAACCTGGTCGCGTCGGGTCCGGGCTACCCCCGCCCGACGCGGCGCCGGCTGGCCCAGGTGCTCGACGAGGTCGGCCGGCGCATCAGCACCTGA
- a CDS encoding adenylate/guanylate cyclase domain-containing protein — MAVSGEDEAHRARVGKGTERPEDLPPAGGPIGVDRTFAFVDLSGFTAFIEEEGIAAAVHLLALFRLGASEVTARRGVRVAKWLGDGAMIVGVQTGPTVAAVAELMARVGATSRLQLRAGVSRGDVILFQGDDYIGRAVNIAARLCDVAGPGEMLATEAVADEAPGWVCELDTRSVELRGVGQVDGVRALCLAEDVTLPPVPVTDGAPG, encoded by the coding sequence ATGGCCGTATCGGGTGAGGACGAGGCCCATCGGGCCCGGGTCGGGAAGGGCACCGAGCGCCCCGAGGACCTCCCGCCGGCGGGTGGGCCCATCGGGGTCGACCGCACCTTCGCGTTCGTCGACCTCTCGGGGTTCACCGCCTTCATCGAGGAGGAGGGGATCGCCGCCGCGGTCCACCTGCTCGCCCTGTTCCGCCTCGGGGCGTCCGAGGTCACCGCCCGGCGCGGCGTCCGCGTCGCCAAGTGGCTCGGCGACGGGGCCATGATCGTCGGCGTGCAGACCGGGCCCACGGTGGCGGCCGTGGCCGAGCTGATGGCGCGGGTCGGTGCCACCTCCCGCCTCCAGCTGCGGGCCGGGGTCTCCCGGGGCGACGTGATCCTCTTCCAGGGCGACGACTACATCGGCCGCGCCGTCAACATCGCCGCCCGCCTGTGCGACGTGGCCGGCCCCGGCGAGATGCTGGCCACCGAGGCCGTCGCCGACGAGGCGCCCGGCTGGGTGTGCGAGCTCGACACCCGCAGCGTGGAGCTCCGCGGCGTGGGCCAGGTCGACGGCGTCCGTGCCCTGTGCCTGGCCGAGGACGTCACCCTCCCGCCCGTGCCGGTGACCGACGGCGCCCCGGGCTGA
- a CDS encoding uroporphyrinogen-III synthase — MLAPLAGFTVGVTADRRADEQVELLRRRGAEVVHGPVIRTLALTDGAALAAATEAVVADPPDTLVALTGVGVRSWFEAADGHDRGDALRAALAGTTVIARGPKAAGALATVGLDTTWRAPDESSAEVAVHLGTALGGRRIAVQRDGAAEPHLARELARAGADVIDVPVYRWVLPDDLQPARSLVSALADGGLDAVTFTSAAAISNLFAIAAEAGGDALVGAVRAALLGPVLPICVGPVSAARLAAHGVDRRVHPARWRLGPMVRCLAEHLSVRRRTVRIGGRDAVVQGTSLALDGLLLDLSRREAQVLTALVDAGGAVVPKERLARTVWDAGTDPHVVEVTVARLRRRMGPAGAALQTVPRRGYRIAG; from the coding sequence ATGCTGGCGCCCCTGGCCGGGTTCACGGTCGGGGTGACCGCCGACCGTCGGGCCGACGAGCAGGTCGAGCTCCTGCGCCGCCGGGGGGCCGAGGTCGTCCACGGTCCGGTGATCCGCACCCTCGCCCTGACCGACGGGGCCGCCCTGGCGGCCGCCACCGAGGCGGTCGTCGCCGACCCCCCTGACACGCTGGTCGCCCTGACCGGCGTGGGGGTCCGCTCGTGGTTCGAGGCGGCCGACGGCCACGACCGCGGCGACGCCCTGCGCGCCGCCCTGGCCGGCACGACCGTCATCGCACGGGGTCCCAAGGCGGCCGGCGCGCTGGCGACGGTCGGTCTCGACACCACCTGGCGTGCACCCGACGAGAGCAGCGCCGAGGTCGCCGTCCACCTCGGCACGGCCCTCGGCGGACGCCGGATCGCCGTCCAGCGCGACGGGGCGGCCGAGCCCCACCTCGCTCGGGAGCTGGCCCGAGCGGGCGCCGACGTGATCGACGTCCCCGTGTACCGCTGGGTCCTCCCCGACGACCTCCAGCCGGCCCGCTCGCTCGTCTCGGCCCTGGCCGACGGCGGCCTCGACGCGGTGACCTTCACCTCGGCCGCCGCCATCTCCAACCTGTTCGCCATCGCCGCCGAGGCCGGGGGCGACGCCCTCGTGGGCGCGGTGCGGGCCGCTCTCCTGGGGCCGGTCCTGCCGATCTGCGTCGGGCCGGTCAGTGCCGCCCGCCTCGCCGCCCACGGCGTCGACCGCCGGGTGCACCCGGCCCGCTGGCGCCTCGGTCCCATGGTGCGGTGCCTGGCCGAGCACCTGTCCGTGCGCCGACGGACGGTGCGCATCGGCGGCCGGGACGCCGTCGTCCAGGGGACGTCGCTCGCGCTGGACGGGCTGCTGCTGGATCTCAGCCGACGTGAGGCCCAGGTGCTCACCGCCCTCGTCGACGCCGGCGGGGCGGTGGTGCCCAAGGAGCGCCTCGCTCGCACCGTGTGGGACGCCGGCACCGATCCCCACGTGGTGGAGGTGACCGTGGCCCGGCTCCGCCGCCGGATGGGACCAGCCGGGGCCGCCCTCCAGACGGTCCCCCGCCGGGGCTACCGCATCGCCGGCTGA
- a CDS encoding formate/nitrite transporter family protein, translating into MPIPLPVALDDAGALASSKTSLLRSSPLRYLASSALAGAYVGIAVVLLISLSAPLAATGSAATKIVQATVFGVALTLVVFAGAELFTGNAMVMLQGLRAKTVSAVDLGGVWVASLVGNLVGSLGLAAVVHGGGTLTGPGADLIATVAAAKAAAAGPQLFWRSVLCNMLVCLGLWMASRVQSDAAKAIVLWWALLAFIGSGFEHSIANMTIFGLGILEGSATAGELARNLAWTVPGNVVGGGLIVGLGYAWIGRPATVPAPAEAVAEPVAATAAEPVPA; encoded by the coding sequence GTGCCCATCCCCCTTCCCGTCGCCCTCGACGACGCCGGTGCCCTGGCGTCATCGAAGACCTCGCTGCTCCGGTCGAGCCCGCTCCGCTACCTGGCGTCGTCGGCGCTGGCCGGCGCCTACGTCGGGATCGCGGTCGTGCTGCTGATCAGCCTCTCGGCCCCGCTGGCCGCCACCGGCTCGGCCGCCACCAAGATCGTGCAGGCCACCGTGTTCGGCGTGGCGCTGACCCTGGTCGTCTTCGCCGGCGCCGAGCTGTTCACGGGCAACGCCATGGTGATGCTGCAGGGGCTGCGGGCCAAGACGGTCTCCGCCGTCGACCTAGGCGGCGTCTGGGTCGCATCGCTCGTCGGCAACCTGGTCGGCTCGTTGGGCCTGGCGGCCGTCGTCCACGGCGGCGGCACCCTGACCGGGCCCGGCGCCGACCTCATCGCCACGGTCGCCGCCGCCAAGGCGGCGGCCGCCGGTCCCCAGCTGTTCTGGCGGTCGGTCCTCTGCAACATGCTCGTGTGCCTCGGCCTGTGGATGGCCAGCCGGGTCCAGTCCGACGCGGCCAAGGCGATCGTGCTGTGGTGGGCGCTGCTCGCCTTCATCGGGTCCGGCTTCGAGCACTCGATCGCCAACATGACCATCTTCGGCCTCGGCATCCTCGAGGGCAGCGCGACCGCCGGCGAGCTGGCCCGCAACCTGGCGTGGACCGTGCCGGGCAACGTCGTCGGGGGCGGGCTGATCGTCGGGCTCGGCTACGCCTGGATCGGCCGCCCCGCGACCGTCCCCGCTCCCGCCGAGGCCGTCGCCGAGCCGGTCGCGGCGACGGCGGCCGAACCCGTCCCCGCCTAG
- a CDS encoding nitrite/sulfite reductase, whose amino-acid sequence MAAPNIPAAKAAGLPVDLDRLAAEGDGWLTPEDRYSLKTWGVCTQLQDHVFMVRVRIPGGVLPTAQARAIARLGARHGSDWLHLTTRQNIELHWVADRAVRDLLGELEQAGLSTRSACGHTLRNVMCSEDAGVALDEPFDCLPDAVAASDAIVARSAELNCTLPSRINMAFGGSPRCREDALINDAAFVSEVVDGVPGYRVFAGGSLGKAPSLAIELSEFVPRTDALAAALALAEVFVAHGDLATPTKGRMKFCIEAMGADAFRAAWAAAFAVEREKPHPDPVPVDLLAPGDRAAAIRRRPAGGWSSGVRPQRVPGLASVTIALPLGDTNRSELELIADLADRHGDGHLILGRDQDVVLRNVPVDEVAAIRAALAPRGLSFLGESAEAAIRACTGSSVCALGISPAPDSGRMLLATPGLRRNSSLRVHVSGCPNSCAQHQAGDIGLSGTKVRMGGATRLGYHLYLGADLSVGRVGEVVGRMAADDAPAVVDAVIGTWEAHRHGSEPLSATVARLGIEAFAATLEAVLEDRWATGPEPSDTDVPVPSARPAVPAVA is encoded by the coding sequence ATGGCCGCTCCGAACATCCCTGCCGCGAAGGCCGCCGGCCTGCCCGTCGACCTCGACCGCCTCGCGGCGGAGGGCGACGGGTGGCTGACGCCGGAGGACCGCTACTCGCTGAAGACCTGGGGGGTGTGCACCCAGCTGCAGGACCACGTCTTCATGGTGCGCGTCCGCATCCCGGGCGGCGTGCTGCCGACGGCGCAGGCCCGGGCCATCGCCCGCCTCGGCGCCCGGCACGGGTCCGACTGGCTCCACCTCACCACCCGTCAGAACATCGAGCTCCACTGGGTCGCCGACCGGGCCGTGCGGGACCTCCTGGGGGAGCTCGAGCAGGCCGGGCTGTCGACCCGCTCGGCGTGCGGCCACACCCTCCGCAACGTCATGTGCTCCGAGGACGCCGGCGTCGCCCTCGACGAGCCCTTCGACTGCCTCCCGGACGCGGTGGCGGCCAGCGACGCCATCGTCGCCCGCTCGGCCGAGCTCAACTGCACCCTCCCCAGCCGCATCAACATGGCCTTCGGCGGGTCGCCCCGGTGCCGCGAGGACGCCCTCATCAACGATGCCGCCTTCGTGTCCGAGGTGGTCGACGGCGTGCCCGGCTACCGGGTCTTCGCCGGTGGCAGCCTGGGCAAGGCCCCCAGCCTGGCCATCGAGCTGTCGGAGTTCGTGCCCCGGACCGACGCGCTGGCGGCCGCCCTCGCCCTGGCCGAGGTGTTCGTCGCCCACGGCGACCTGGCCACGCCGACCAAGGGCCGCATGAAGTTCTGCATCGAGGCCATGGGCGCCGACGCCTTCCGCGCCGCCTGGGCCGCGGCCTTCGCCGTCGAGCGGGAGAAGCCCCACCCCGACCCGGTGCCGGTCGACCTCCTCGCCCCCGGGGACCGGGCCGCCGCCATCCGCCGCCGCCCGGCGGGCGGTTGGTCGTCAGGGGTGCGCCCCCAACGGGTGCCGGGCCTGGCGTCGGTGACCATCGCCCTGCCGCTCGGCGACACGAACCGGTCCGAGCTCGAGCTCATCGCCGACCTGGCCGACCGCCACGGCGACGGCCACCTGATCCTCGGGCGGGACCAGGACGTGGTGCTGCGGAACGTCCCCGTCGACGAGGTCGCCGCGATCCGCGCCGCCCTGGCGCCACGCGGCCTGTCGTTCCTCGGCGAGAGCGCCGAGGCCGCCATCCGGGCCTGCACCGGGTCCTCGGTCTGCGCCCTCGGGATCTCCCCGGCGCCCGACTCCGGTCGGATGCTGCTGGCGACCCCCGGGCTCCGTCGGAACAGCTCGCTGCGGGTCCACGTGTCGGGCTGCCCCAACAGCTGTGCCCAGCACCAGGCCGGCGACATCGGCCTGTCGGGCACGAAGGTCCGGATGGGCGGGGCCACGCGCCTCGGCTACCACCTCTACCTCGGGGCCGACCTCTCCGTCGGGCGGGTGGGCGAGGTCGTGGGCCGCATGGCCGCCGACGACGCCCCGGCCGTGGTCGACGCCGTGATCGGCACGTGGGAGGCGCACCGCCACGGCAGCGAGCCGCTGTCGGCGACGGTCGCCCGCCTCGGGATCGAGGCCTTCGCCGCCACCCTCGAGGCCGTGCTCGAGGACCGTTGGGCCACCGGCCCCGAGCCCTCCGACACCGACGTGCCCGTCCCGTCCGCCCGCCCCGCCGTCCCTGCCGTCGCCTGA
- a CDS encoding Ku protein, with protein sequence MPSTAWSGAISFGLVSIPVKLYSAVTRKTVRFHQVDTRTGARVKQKRVSAADGSEVAWDDIAKGYEQADGEYVLLTDSDLSALDAKATKTIEIEQFVDLAEIDPIMYDSPYNVVPDPSTPKPYALLLEAMEESGKVAIARFVMRTKEHICALRPLDGRLVLSTMVYPDEVNDPAELEALDAVSDVTISAKERKVAEALIESLTEPFEPSEYKDEYREKVLDLIEARASGATEVVEGAPEEEDDKVVDIMAALEASIAEAKKARKRHPSGKDEAAAEEAPAKPAAKPRKAAKATKKAAKKAS encoded by the coding sequence ATGCCGTCCACCGCCTGGTCAGGGGCCATCAGCTTCGGGCTCGTCTCGATCCCCGTGAAGCTCTACTCGGCCGTCACCCGCAAGACCGTCCGGTTCCACCAGGTCGACACCCGCACCGGGGCCCGGGTGAAGCAGAAGCGGGTCTCGGCCGCCGACGGGTCCGAGGTCGCCTGGGACGACATCGCCAAGGGCTACGAGCAGGCCGACGGGGAGTACGTGCTCCTCACCGACTCGGACCTCTCGGCCCTCGACGCCAAGGCCACCAAGACCATCGAGATCGAGCAGTTCGTCGACCTGGCCGAGATCGACCCGATCATGTACGACTCCCCGTACAACGTCGTGCCCGACCCGTCGACGCCGAAGCCCTACGCCCTCCTGCTCGAGGCCATGGAGGAGTCGGGCAAGGTCGCCATCGCCCGGTTCGTCATGCGGACCAAGGAGCACATCTGCGCCCTGCGCCCGCTCGACGGGCGGCTGGTGCTGTCGACGATGGTCTACCCCGACGAGGTGAACGACCCGGCCGAGCTCGAGGCCCTCGACGCCGTCTCCGACGTCACCATCTCGGCCAAGGAGCGCAAGGTCGCCGAGGCCCTGATCGAGTCGCTCACCGAGCCCTTCGAGCCCAGCGAGTACAAGGACGAGTACCGGGAGAAGGTCCTGGACCTGATCGAGGCCCGGGCCAGCGGGGCCACCGAGGTCGTCGAGGGGGCGCCCGAGGAGGAGGACGACAAGGTCGTCGACATCATGGCCGCCCTCGAGGCCAGCATCGCCGAGGCCAAGAAGGCCCGGAAGCGCCACCCCAGCGGCAAGGACGAGGCCGCCGCCGAGGAGGCCCCGGCCAAGCCCGCGGCCAAGCCCCGCAAGGCCGCCAAGGCGACGAAGAAGGCGGCCAAGAAGGCCAGCTGA
- a CDS encoding alpha/beta fold hydrolase: MGTVTPPRLEGTVEVGRRRRLGFAEFGPPDGRAVVWLHGTPGARRQIPQEARALAHDLGLRIIGIDRPGIGSSTAHVYPNVLGFAADLAIVADSLGVDEMALVGLSGGGPYALAGAHAMGDRVVAAAVLGGVAPTKGPDAIGGGLVDLGVRMAPLVALTHVPTGVLLTGAVRLARPVASPVLDLYARLSPAGDRALLRRPEFKAMFLDDLLNGSRKQLGAPLADVLLFTRDWGFRVGDVTVPVRWWHGDADHIVPFAHGEHMVRLLPDAELHVLAGESHLGGLGAGKHILTTVVDLWDRRR, encoded by the coding sequence ATGGGGACGGTCACACCACCGCGGTTGGAGGGCACGGTCGAGGTCGGGCGCCGGCGCCGGCTCGGCTTCGCCGAGTTCGGGCCGCCCGACGGTCGGGCCGTCGTCTGGCTGCACGGCACCCCCGGCGCCCGGCGCCAGATCCCCCAGGAGGCGCGGGCCCTGGCCCACGACCTCGGGCTGCGGATCATCGGCATCGACCGGCCCGGCATCGGGTCGTCGACGGCCCACGTGTACCCGAACGTGCTCGGCTTCGCCGCCGACCTGGCCATCGTCGCCGACAGCCTCGGCGTCGACGAGATGGCGCTGGTCGGCCTCTCCGGCGGCGGTCCCTACGCCCTCGCCGGCGCCCACGCCATGGGCGACCGGGTGGTCGCCGCCGCCGTCCTCGGGGGCGTGGCCCCCACGAAGGGGCCCGACGCCATCGGCGGCGGGCTCGTCGACCTCGGGGTCCGCATGGCGCCGCTGGTCGCCCTGACCCACGTCCCCACCGGCGTGCTCCTCACCGGCGCCGTCCGCCTGGCCCGCCCGGTGGCGTCACCGGTGCTCGACCTCTACGCCCGCCTGTCGCCCGCCGGTGATCGAGCCCTGCTCCGGCGGCCGGAGTTCAAGGCCATGTTCCTCGACGACCTGCTCAACGGCAGCCGCAAGCAGCTCGGCGCCCCGCTCGCCGACGTCCTCCTCTTCACCCGGGACTGGGGGTTCCGGGTCGGCGACGTCACCGTTCCGGTGCGGTGGTGGCACGGCGACGCCGACCACATCGTCCCCTTCGCCCACGGCGAGCACATGGTCCGGCTGCTGCCCGACGCCGAGCTCCACGTCCTCGCCGGCGAGAGCCACCTCGGCGGGCTGGGCGCCGGGAAGCACATCCTCACCACCGTCGTCGACCTCTGGGACCGGCGCCGCTGA
- a CDS encoding DUF4262 domain-containing protein — protein sequence MADDVFPDRDMSHRDKVLFMLEREGWAMDAVPARADTDPPFPRYAFTIGFEDRFGFPELCLFGLAPVACRGLFGLVADALAGGTELPVGAPFIGLLDGGQPCALLPVDAPSCVSLFPSLAEHHRLAGHAEDDFRMVQLTWPDPAGVLPWEPGFAPDLAPIQLLIADPP from the coding sequence ATGGCAGACGACGTGTTCCCGGACCGCGACATGAGCCATCGGGACAAGGTCCTCTTCATGCTCGAGCGCGAGGGGTGGGCCATGGACGCCGTCCCCGCCCGGGCCGACACCGACCCGCCGTTCCCCCGCTACGCCTTCACCATCGGGTTCGAGGACCGCTTCGGCTTCCCCGAGCTCTGCCTCTTCGGCCTGGCGCCGGTGGCGTGCCGGGGCCTGTTCGGGCTGGTGGCCGACGCCCTCGCCGGGGGCACCGAGCTGCCGGTCGGGGCACCGTTCATCGGCCTGCTCGACGGGGGCCAGCCGTGCGCCCTGCTCCCGGTGGACGCCCCGTCGTGCGTCAGCCTCTTCCCGTCGCTGGCCGAGCACCACCGCCTCGCCGGCCACGCCGAGGACGACTTCCGCATGGTCCAGCTGACGTGGCCCGACCCCGCCGGTGTCCTCCCCTGGGAGCCCGGTTTCGCCCCCGACCTGGCCCCCATCCAGCTCCTGATCGCCGACCCGCCCTGA
- a CDS encoding flavin monoamine oxidase family protein has translation MPDTPSVVIVGAGLAGLAAARDLTRAGRPVTVVEARDRVGGRIVNHRFDDDLEVEIGGQWVGPTQDRILALASALGVETFPTYDTGDLVTARDGKIVRHRSPTFGLPGAAVVEIAASQPLLDRLAARVDLDEPWATRGAERLDSTTFETWIRRHHATAAARGFWRLAIEAVFAAEPRDISLLHVAFYLHSGGSLERLLGTRRGAQQDRFVGGSAVVADRALAELRDQGVEVRLGAPVRAVEQGEEGVVVRHDGGEVRADRAIVAVPPALAGRIAWSPLLPARRDQLLQKMPMGSVIKCLVRYDRPFWREDGLCGQAAALDSAVTITFDNSPPDDDGPGVLVAFLEGDHARRASEMSARARRAEVVDALTRFFGPQAQRPTDYAERDWAAEEWTRGCYGAHLAPGVWTSFGDLLRAPWGRVHWAGTETAAVWNGYMDGAVRSGERAATEVLAAS, from the coding sequence ATGCCTGACACCCCCTCGGTCGTGATCGTCGGCGCCGGGCTGGCCGGCCTGGCCGCGGCGCGCGACCTGACCCGGGCCGGGCGCCCCGTCACCGTGGTCGAGGCCCGCGACCGCGTCGGCGGGCGCATCGTCAACCACCGCTTCGACGACGACCTCGAGGTGGAGATCGGCGGCCAGTGGGTCGGCCCGACCCAGGACCGCATCCTGGCCCTGGCCTCGGCGCTGGGCGTCGAGACGTTCCCGACCTACGACACCGGCGACCTGGTCACCGCCCGCGACGGCAAGATCGTCCGGCACCGCAGCCCGACCTTCGGCCTGCCGGGCGCGGCCGTGGTCGAGATCGCCGCCTCGCAGCCCCTGCTCGACCGGCTGGCCGCCCGGGTCGACCTCGACGAGCCGTGGGCGACCCGCGGCGCCGAGCGCCTGGACAGCACGACCTTCGAGACCTGGATCCGCCGCCACCACGCCACGGCCGCGGCCCGGGGCTTCTGGCGGCTGGCCATCGAGGCCGTGTTCGCGGCCGAGCCCCGTGACATCTCCCTGCTGCACGTCGCCTTCTACCTGCACTCGGGCGGGTCGCTGGAGCGGCTGCTCGGCACCCGCCGGGGCGCCCAGCAGGACCGCTTCGTCGGGGGCAGCGCCGTCGTCGCCGACCGCGCCCTCGCCGAGCTGCGCGACCAGGGCGTCGAGGTCCGCCTCGGCGCACCCGTCCGGGCGGTCGAGCAGGGCGAGGAGGGCGTCGTCGTCCGCCACGACGGCGGCGAGGTGCGCGCCGACCGGGCGATCGTGGCCGTGCCCCCGGCCCTCGCCGGGCGCATCGCCTGGTCGCCGCTGCTGCCGGCCCGGCGCGACCAGCTGCTCCAGAAGATGCCGATGGGCTCGGTGATCAAGTGCCTGGTCCGCTACGACCGCCCCTTCTGGCGCGAGGACGGGCTGTGCGGGCAGGCCGCCGCCCTCGACTCGGCCGTCACCATCACCTTCGACAACTCCCCGCCCGACGACGACGGACCCGGCGTGCTCGTCGCCTTCCTGGAGGGCGACCACGCCCGGCGGGCCTCGGAGATGTCGGCGCGGGCGCGGCGGGCCGAGGTCGTCGACGCCCTCACCCGCTTCTTCGGTCCCCAGGCCCAGCGGCCCACGGACTACGCCGAGCGCGACTGGGCGGCCGAGGAGTGGACCCGCGGGTGCTACGGCGCCCACCTGGCCCCGGGGGTGTGGACCTCCTTCGGCGACCTCCTCCGCGCCCCCTGGGGGCGGGTGCACTGGGCCGGCACCGAGACGGCGGCGGTGTGGAACGGCTACATGGACGGGGCGGTGCGCTCGGGGGAGAGGGCGGCCACCGAGGTCCTGGCCGCATCGTGA
- a CDS encoding AI-2E family transporter translates to MADARDDAVALHGEVVPDASAEQLTVEIDPRSAIWIAGGIIAMSVVAAFFDVTQRSVTVVGVGILLAFAIEPLVLAVQRRTGCSRGAAVGAVGTGLLLAFAALAVVVGPAAVRQAQDFGDELPQTLSDIEGLPVVGPRLADADFADRVERWVEDLPGRVDADGVESAARNVLNGALNGLGVVLVALVALLDGPSLVARTRLVVPARYRDRADSVGRVFYRVVGTYFAGSLLVASIGGTWVLIVGLSVGVPLAPVAAVWYAVVSLIPQIGGFLGTSFVTILAITQGVVPALVVLVLVVAYMNLENYIITPAIVGEAVDLSPPVTMLAALVGGAAAGVPGALAATPLCGTIKAVYMEAVHGEKPVATTRFRDRLPGPLKRLVERVRRSGGAAEAPPGTRSPDA, encoded by the coding sequence GTGGCCGATGCTCGCGACGATGCCGTGGCCCTCCACGGCGAGGTGGTGCCCGACGCCAGCGCCGAGCAGCTCACCGTCGAGATCGATCCTCGCTCGGCGATCTGGATCGCCGGGGGCATCATCGCCATGTCGGTGGTCGCCGCCTTCTTCGACGTCACCCAGCGGTCGGTGACCGTGGTGGGCGTCGGCATCCTGCTGGCCTTCGCCATCGAACCCCTGGTGCTGGCCGTGCAGCGCCGCACCGGTTGCTCGCGCGGGGCGGCCGTCGGCGCCGTCGGCACCGGGCTCCTCCTCGCCTTCGCCGCCCTCGCCGTCGTCGTCGGACCGGCCGCGGTCCGCCAGGCCCAGGACTTCGGCGACGAGCTCCCCCAGACGCTCTCCGACATCGAGGGCCTGCCCGTCGTCGGACCCCGTCTGGCCGACGCCGACTTCGCCGACCGGGTCGAGCGCTGGGTCGAGGACCTGCCCGGCCGGGTCGACGCCGACGGCGTCGAGTCCGCCGCCCGCAACGTCCTGAACGGCGCCCTCAACGGGCTCGGCGTGGTGCTCGTCGCCCTCGTCGCCCTCCTCGACGGTCCGTCCCTCGTCGCCCGGACCCGGTTGGTCGTGCCCGCCCGCTACCGCGACCGGGCCGACTCGGTGGGGCGCGTCTTCTACCGCGTCGTCGGCACCTACTTCGCCGGGTCGCTGCTCGTGGCCTCGATCGGGGGGACGTGGGTGCTGATCGTGGGCCTCTCCGTCGGCGTCCCCCTCGCGCCCGTGGCCGCGGTCTGGTACGCGGTCGTCAGCCTCATCCCCCAGATCGGAGGCTTCCTCGGCACCTCCTTCGTGACGATCCTGGCCATCACCCAGGGGGTCGTGCCCGCCCTCGTCGTGCTGGTCCTCGTGGTCGCCTACATGAACCTCGAGAACTACATCATCACCCCCGCCATCGTGGGCGAGGCCGTCGACCTGTCGCCCCCGGTGACGATGCTCGCCGCCCTCGTCGGCGGGGCCGCCGCCGGGGTGCCGGGGGCCCTGGCCGCCACCCCTCTGTGCGGCACGATCAAGGCCGTGTACATGGAGGCCGTCCACGGCGAGAAGCCGGTCGCCACGACCCGCTTCCGCGACCGCCTGCCCGGCCCGCTGAAGCGCCTCGTCGAGCGGGTGCGCCGCTCCGGCGGGGCGGCCGAGGCCCCGCCCGGCACGAGGAGCCCCGATGCCTGA